In Brachionichthys hirsutus isolate HB-005 chromosome 20, CSIRO-AGI_Bhir_v1, whole genome shotgun sequence, the genomic stretch CGTTTCAGCGTCTCccctcaggtgtgtgtgcggggggggcgtggtctccGGTCAAAGACCGCTGCTGATTGGGGAATACCTTATTTTATGGATCATGATCGAAGAGACCCCCTCACCCCCAACAGAGTGACTCTCTGTGATTGACAacccccaaaaacaaaatcatggAGATCCAAAAGAGTTTCGCGGAGTGTTGGCAGAGGTTCCTGAAATGTTTCCGAAAACCGGACCGACGTTCAGGTAAGACCGAGACCGAGGCCGAAGGGAGCCCGGCGCCGGTGTCGATAATCCCGGACTGACCCGGACAGAGGAGGCCATAATCTCGAAACCGGTTCGACCGAAGAAGCCGAATTCTACATCGCCCAGTACGATTACTCCGCCCGAACCGACCAGGATCTGAGCTTCAACGCGGGAGACACGCTCGAGGCTCTGGACAAGAGCGCGGGAGAATGGTGGTACGCGCGCGCCCACACAGGTGTGTCGGCCGCCAAGCAGGGATACATCCCGGCCAAACTACGTCGCACCTGTGGAGAGCATCGACGCAGAGCCGTACGTATCCATCCGCGTGGATTTATTCACTGTGGTTTAAAACGGGTCCAGCGTTTCATCCACAGGTGAAgggcttgcccccccccccccccccccccccccccgtcatcagGGTGGGGGCTGCGGGAGTCCTGGTTAATGTTTGTCCGGGACCAGGAAGTGAAGTTACGGGTTAATGTTTCCCCGGAAGGAAGGCTTGGGAACTAAATCAGAGAGTTTCTACCTCAAATGATTGATTTACCATGAAAGGAAGTAGTGATCAATCACATTGGTATAATAATCAATAGTTTGATTATTTGGAACAAGAAAATGGTTTAAAACGCACCGCACTATCTTGATAAAAGTGGGTTAAGAGATGAAACGCATTTCAATTCCACTttgtggcgcagtgggtagtgctgttgcctcacagaaagaaggttcAGCGGTTCGATTCCTTTTTGTGGCAGACTTCTATCTCtcctccaaattgtccgttggtgtgtttctttgtgtgccCTCCCCCCACTCCCACCAAAGGACTGGGGACTCATCCAGGGTGCCCCCACCTGTCACCTGTAGCCAGCTGCGAGGGGCTGCAGCAACACGCGTGTTCTAGGAACCGGaaccggaggaggaagaacTGGATTGAACTTTTCCTCTCGTCTACCTCACAATTTATTGAACATTTCCTCAATGCATGACTCAGCCGTTTCCAAAGCGTCTTCagaatctacccccccccccagtaaaacCAGTTTATTTGCAGCTGTGAGCTGGTTTTCCTCGTTTCCTCGTAGGGTTTAAAATAGCTTTGATTTCACGGCGTCACGAAACGTGACAGACGTGAGACGACACGCGGCTTTTAGTTTTGTGGCACCGTCGTTACCGGGTCaagggtcgtgctggagccccGTCCCAAGCTGTCAGTGGGCGAGAGGCGCCCCCGGACAGTTCATCATTAGCCCACCAGTCGGACCCGATTTCACATGAATCCACttgagaaagaggggggggggggggggggggtcagacgaATGACTCACGTCGGCTCGCTTGTGGTTTCCAGATGGTACTTTCCCGACACCAAGAGGCTGGATGCAGAGAAGATGCTGTCGGCCGCGGGGAACCAGAACGGAGCCTTCCTCGTCAGAAACTCTGAAAGTCAGATGGGGGAGCTTTCCCTTTCAGGTTGGTTGCCATGGGAGACGCGGCGTGAGCGGGTTCTCCTCTTTATTTAGAAGGCGTGCACATTGAGATATGGGCGGGTCCGGTCCGGTGTGGAGCTGAAATGAAAGGGAGCtcaaaagcactcagagagcacagacctccaccaagcagctcattcccctcctaattagatttacgccgtccacacggtgatctggatcagcaccaaaaggttctgaattgttcttggtatcttttaccatgaaaagtgaatcgggTCGCAGGAATAAACACTGATTTGAACTTGATTCATAAAACTGTCtgaaaattttaaaaaaaaatagaaatcacaCTCCGTTTTTTGGGAAGGTGATTCTAGTGGAAAATAGTTTCAGCGTTTTTTTATACAGTCAAAGGAAAATATCAGAAAATTCCCTTTTTATTGTTCCTAggcagaatgtaaatgtaatcttTATAATTTTAGAAGGAAAAAAACCTGTGTCCTGTTTCCTGCCAATAAAAaaagctgtttttctttttaaatcagtattttacatttttactttattttattctcttaattTTGCATATCTCAAGACCGCTTCTCCTTTCTTTTACGTGACGTGTCTTCTATAAATGTCTGTCTCAGAAGACGTTGGCTTGTCTTTCAGTGCTGGACAACAGCAATGTGAAGCACTACAAGCTGAAGAAAACTGAAACCGGCCGCTACTTCGTGTCGAAGACCGTTTCCTTCGTGTCGCTCAAAGACCTGGTGGATCACTACTCCGAAGACGCCGGCGGCCTCTGCGTGCGCCTGGGGGAGCCGTGCAAAAAGGTgaaacccgccccccccccctgcccccgctGTGAACTCGGCTTGCCGTCCTCGTTCTCGCCGTTCGTTTTGCGAGCGTTTGGTTTCCGCTGCAGATGGAGGCGCCGCAGACTCACGGCCTGTCGTACAACACCGCCGACCGATGGGAGATCGAACACGAATCCATCACGCTGGTGAGGAAGCTCGGCGCCGGCCAGTTCGGAGAGGTGTTCGCCGGCATTTGGAACCATACCACAGAGGTCGCGGTGAAGACCCTCAAACCCGGTCGGTACCCAGTCCCTCTATCTTTAGGAGATAATGTGAACTTTGACACTAagcctgagcccccccccccccccgctgcaggAACCATGGACGCCGAGGACTTCCTGAGAGAAGCCCAGCTCATGAAGCAGCTGCGGCATTCCAGGCTGATCCAGCTGTACGCCGTCTGCACGCGGGAGGAGCCCATCTACATCGTCACCGAGCTGATGAAGAACGGCAGCCTGCTGGAGTACCTCCAGAGTAAGACGGGGCGCCGTGTCGGGACCAGAGTCCAGTTCTGCTGCTgccctttaaaaaaagcaacaacagcaacgtGACAAAGTTCAAACTGCAGCGGAGCGACAATCAGCAGATATTTGTTCTCACAGTGTCGCCGTGAATTCCACAGCGCACgcggcgcacgcacacacacactcgcttcCTTGTTTGCACAATTCCCTTTTTCCCCACTCCTGGTGTGTTTCCCCTGCAGCGAGCTTTATCCGCCGCAATGGATGAAACTGGATGAAACTGAAATCAAGGAAAACAGGAGCAATTTACGCATCGTGCACTTTAAGAATctgcacatttattttccatttattcCAATTTAattggaaagtaaaaaaaaaaaaaaagtaactctGCATTAATTTATTGTTCCATGTTGGGGGCATAGAGCCGGGGAGGCGGTTTAAATAAATCTCAGGTGTGTTATTCAATGACGATCTCTTCATCCGTTGCAGACGATAAGGGCGCCACGCTGCGGATCTCCGACCGGATCGAGATGGCGGCCCAGGTGGCGTCGGGCATGGCCTACCTGGAGCTGCAGAACTACATCCACCGAGACCTGGCGGCCAGAAACGTCCTGGTGGGGGAGAACAACATCTGCAAGGTGGCCGACTTCGGCCTCGCCAGGGTCTTCAGGGTGGGTTTGAGTCAAACGCAGAAAGGTCGCAGCTCGGTCTGCCTTTATCAGCCGTGACACATTATACAACCTCCTTAACAGAAACTTTGACCCCCCGCGTGATGGAAGCAAGGACGCTTCAGGACAAGATGATGTCATAACAACCCACGTTTCCCCACAGCGCTGCTGTAAAACGTTTCGTCCTCTCTCTCCAGAAAGGGAATGAGAACGAGAATGAGAACGAGAACGAGAACGTTTACGAGGCCAAGGAAGGAACCAAGTTCCCCGTGAAGTGGACGGCGCCAGAAGCCCTCCACGGGAGCCTGTTCAGCATCAAGTCCGACGTCTGGTCCTTCGGGATCCTGCTGTACGAGATCGTGACGTTTGGGCAGATGCCGTACCCCGGTGAGCCCGGCCTCAACCTCATTACGGTCGATTTGTTCATAATGGATTGTTTAATAAAACGATTTGATTGATCTTCCTTCCTAAGTCTCCCCGGATgcgttttttctttcagccatgaCCAACTTCCAGGTGGTCCAGAGGATTCCTCAGGGCTACAGGATGCAGCGCCCCCCCAACTGCCCCAAAATCATGTATGGCATCATGTGTGAATGCTGGAATGAGCAACCAGGTGACCGACCCACGTTCGAGACCCTGCAGTGGAAGCTGGAGGACTTCTTCAACCTGGACGTGTCGTCTTACGACGACGCCAGTCGTTACTGAGCGACGGGCGAGCGGGACGCTCCCCGCCGTCCGTACCGACGGAATCCGAACACGGAGACGCGCCGACGCGTTTATAATTCCACTCCCTGCGGACAAATGAAGGAAGCGGAATCCAGCGTGTTTACTGCAGCGGTGACGCCGCTGTCAGCGCAGACTCCGAGCAGACATGAagctgctacccccccccccccgatgaaccGGCTCTCCTCCTTCCACTGAGCATAGCACACATTCTTTCCGCTGGCTACCTGCCCTCCTGTAATCCACGGCGGCGTGACTCATCAGAACTCCTCCCGAGCAGAAGGAGGACGTGAATCCAGAATTCAGCTGTGAATAATTCAATGAAGGAATTATTCTAACTATTACTGCTTATCTTACATAAAATCTagactgctttttctttttttttctttttttattgtgaatttATAACCCTCAGCACTTTGTTGTATTACGTCGTAATGGATGCTAACGGTTAGCACATCTCTgtaggtcagaggtcaccaaAGGCGACCTGAGTTTGCTGCGCTGTAACGAAGCCACCGGTGAAATGATTCTTAGGTGTTTGGTGGGAggttcattttcttttgtcacgttttacacacacacacacacacgcacgtttaCCGTCGACGCTCTTCCAGCGCTCGTTTTAGAGTATTCAGCTCATTCATGCAACCTGGAAGAGTCGGCACATCTAATCCATGTGAGTAACAGAGGGGGGGTCAATAATTATTTACGgtagtttttttgtgtcatgaatAACCTTAATTGTAAATTTGCACATAACTGTTCATATGATTATACTTTATTGTAATAATGTGACTGTATTTTATGCATTACATAATTAAATGGATTTTATTGACCATGGTTGAttggattgttgttgtttttgaactGACCTGAATTCAAGTCGGCATCCAGAAGGAATCTAGAGCGTTTTCGGTGCTGCACCTCTTCCACCCTCATTAAAACCTGAACAACCAGAAAATCAAAGCACATCCTGGAAGCGAGTTTCAGGAGGAAGAGACGTCTCGACCTCGGTTAAGATACTCCGGCCCGACGAGTTCTGACCGGTCGGGTTCATTCTAAGGGCATTATAAAGAAactattcaattcatttttatttctatagcgccag encodes the following:
- the frk gene encoding LOW QUALITY PROTEIN: tyrosine-protein kinase FRK (The sequence of the model RefSeq protein was modified relative to this genomic sequence to represent the inferred CDS: inserted 1 base in 1 codon; deleted 3 bases in 2 codons) is translated as MEIQKSFAECWQRFLKCFRKPDRRSGKTETEAEGSGAGVDNPGLTRTEEAIISKPVRPKKPXFYIAQYDYSARTDQDLSFNAGDTLEALDKSAGEWWYARAHTGVSAAKQGYIPANYVAPVESIDAEPWYFPDTKRLDAEKMLSAAGNQNGAFLVRNSESQMGELSLSVLDNSNVKHYKLKKTETGRYFVSKTVSFVSLKDLVDHYSEDAGGLCVRLGEPCKKMEAPQTHGLSYNTADRWEIEHESITLVRKLGAGQFGEVFAGIWNHTTEVAVKTLKPGTMDAEDFLREAQLMKQLRHSRLIQLYAVCTREEPIYIVTELMKNGSLLEYLQNDKGATLRISDRIEMAAQVASGMAYLELQNYIHRDLAARNVLVGENNICKVADFGLARVFRNENENVYEAKEGTKFPVKWTAPEALHGSLFSIKSDVWSFGILLYEIVTFGQMPYPAMTNFQVVQRIPQGYRMQRPPNCPKIMYGIMCECWNEQPGDRPTFETLQWKLEDFFNLDVSSYDDASRY